In Aquimarina spinulae, a single window of DNA contains:
- a CDS encoding gliding motility-associated C-terminal domain-containing protein — MLPKTSTGVVDTNGNGIIDAGDTINYTFVVTNTGNIDLTGISVTDANATVTPATTIDLVVGAVDNSTYTASYIITAGDITAGNFSNTAVASAPNPLGGAAVTDNSDDPNNATNVDPNNDGSPDDPTVTDLRQPLLDITKTSTGVVDTNANGIIDAGDTINYTFVVTNTGNIDLTGISVTDANATVVPATTIDLVAGAVDNSTYTASYIITAGDITAGNFSNTAVASAPNPLGGAAVTDNSDDPNDATDIDPNNDGSPDDPTVTDLRQPLLDITKTSTGVVDTNGNGIIDAGDTINYTFVVTNTGNIDLTGISVTDANATVVPATTIDLVVGAVDNSTYTASYIITAGDITAGNFSNTAVASAPNPLGGAAVTDNSDDPNDATDIDPNNDGSPDDPTVTDLRQPLLDITKTSTGVVDTNGNGIIDAGDTINYTFVVTNTGNIDLTGIGVTDANATVVPATTIDLIVGAVDNSTYTASYIITAGDITAGTFNNQAVASALNPLNPLGPPVTDNSDDPTDATNVDPNNDGSPDDVTTTDLRQPLLDITKTSTGVVDTNANGIIDAGDTINYTFVVTNTGNIDLTGISVTDANATVVPATTIDLVVGAVDNSTYTASYIITAGDITAGNFTNTAVASAPNPLGGAAVTDNSDDPNDATNVDPNNDGSPDDPTVTDLRQPLLDITKTSTGVVDTNGNGIIDAGDTINYTFVVTNTGNIDLTGIGVTDANATVVPATTIDLIVGAVDNSTYTASYIITAGDITAGTFNNQAVASALNPLNPLGPPVTDNSDDPTDATNVDPNNDGSPDDVTTTDLRQPLLDITKTSTGVVDTNGNGIIDAGDTINYTFVVTNTGNIDLTGISVTDANATVTPATTIDLVVGAVDNSTYTASYIITAGDITAGNFSNTAVASAPNPLGGAAVTDNSDDPNNATNVDPNNDGSPDDPTVTDLRQPLLDITKTSTGVVDTNGNGIIDAGDTINYTFVVTNTGNIDLTGIGVTDANATVVPATTIDLVVGAVDNSTYTASYIITAGDITAGTFNNQAVASALNPLNPLGPPVTDNSDDPTDATNVDPNNDGSPDDVTTTDLRQPLLDITKTSTGVVDTNGNGIIDAGDTINYTFVVTNTGNIDLTGISVTDANATVVPATTIDLVVGAVDNSTYTASYIITAGDITAGNFTNTAVASAPNPLGGAAVTDNSDDPNDATDIDPNNDGSPDDPTVTDLRQPLLDITKTSTGVVDTNGNGIIDAGDTINYTFVVTNTGNIDLTGIGVTDANATVVPATTIDLIVGAVDNSTYTASYIITAGDITAGTFNNQAVASALNPLNPLGPPVTDNSDDPTDATNVDPNNDGSPDDVTTTDLRQPLLDITKTSTGVVDTNANGIIDAGDTINYTFVVTNTGNIDLTGISVTDANATVVPATTIDLVVGAVDNSTYTASYIITAGDITAGNFTNTAVASAPNPLGGAAVTDNSDDPNDATNVDPNNDGSPDDPTVTDLRQPLLDITKTSTGVVDTNGNGIIDAGDTINYTFVVTNTGNIDLTGIGVTDANATVVPATTIDLIVGAVDNSTYTASYIITAGDITAGTFNNQAVASALNPLNPLGPPVTDNSDDPTDATNVDPNNDGSPDDVTTTDLRQPLLDITKTSTGVVDTNGNGIIDAGDTINYTFVVTNTGNIDLTGISVTDANATVTPATTIDLVVGAVDNSTYTASYIITAGDITAGNFSNTAVASAPNPLGGAAVTDNSDDPNNATNVDPNNDGSPDDPTVTDLRQPLLDITKTSTGVVDTNGNGIIDAGDTINYTFVVTNTGNIDLTGIGVTDANATVVPATTIDLVVGAVDNSTYTASYIITAGDITAGTFNNQAVASALNPLNPLGPPVTDNSDDPTDATNVDPNNDGSPDDVTTTDLRQPLLDITKTSTGVVDTNGNGIIDAGDTINYTFVVTNTGNIDLTGISVTDANATVVPATTIDLVVGAVDNSTYTASYIITAGDITAGNFTNTAVASAPNPLGGAAVTDNSDDPNNPTNVDPNNDGSPDDPTVTDLRQPLLDITKTSTGVVDTNGNGIIDAGDTINYTFVVTNTGNIDLTGIGVTDANATVVPATTIDLVVGAVDNSTYTASYIITAGDITAGTFNNQAVASALNPLNPLGPPVTDNSDDPTDATNVDPNNDGSPDDPTVTDLRQPLLDITKTSTGVVDTNGNGIIDAGDTINYTFVVTNTGNIDLTGISVTDANATVVPATTIDLVVGAVDNSTYTASYIITAGDITAGNFSNTAVASAPNPLGGAAVTDNSDDPNNATNVDPNNDGSPDDPTVTDLRQPLLDITKTSTGVVDTNGNGIIDAGDTINYTFVVTNTGNIDLTGISVTDANATVVPATTIDLVVGAVDNSTYTASYIITAGDITAGNFSNTAVASAPNPLGGAAVTDNSDDPNDATDIDPNNDGSPDDPTVTDLRQPLLDITKTSTGVVDTNGNGIIDAGDTINYTFVVTNTGNIDLTGISVTDANATVVPATTIDLVVGAVDNSTYTASYIITAGDITAGNFSNTAVASAPNPLGGAAVTDNSDDPNDATDIDPNNDGSPDDPTVTDLRQPLLDITKTSTGVVDTNGNGIIDAGDTINYTFVVTNTGNIDLTGIGVTDANATVVPATTIDLIVGAVDNSTYTASYIITAGDITAGTFNNQAVASALNPLNPLGPPVTDNSDDPTDATNVDPNNDGSPDDVTTTDLRQPLLDITKTSTGVVDTNGNGIIDAGDTINYTFVVTNTGNIDLTGISVTDANATVVPATTIDLVVGAVDNSTYTASYIITAGDITAGNFTNTAVASAPNPLGGAAVTDNSDDPNNPTNVDPNNDGSPDDPTVTDLRQPLLDITKTSTGVVDTNGNGIIDAGDTINYTFVVTNTGNIDLTGISVTDANATVVPATTIDLIVGAVDNSTYTASYIITAGDITAGTFNNQAVVSALNPLNPLGPPVTDNSDDPTDATNVDPNNDGSPDDVTTTDLRQPLLDITKTSTGVVDTNGNGIIDAGDTINYTFVVTNTGNIDLTGISVTDANATVTPATTIDLVVGAVDNSTYTASYIITAGDITAGNFTNTAVASAPNPLGGAAVTDNSDDPNNPTNVDPNNDGSPDDPTVTDLRQPLLDITKTGTLDDANFNGFADVGENINYTFVVTNTGNIDLTGISITDANATVTPATTIDLVAGAVDNSTYTAIHTLTQAEINSGSYINQAVASAPNPLGGAAVTDNSDDPNDATDVDPNNDGSPDDLTVITLTPNPMISITKADNLPADGSYDTVGEAILYTIEVTNNGNVTLTNIVLTDPNADTIVPSVIASIDPGQTVIATATHVITQADIDLGTVTNIASVSAEDPNTTPVNDDSDDPDTPAPDDATITIIDQNPELTLTKMSDTPTDGAYDTVGEVITYTLEVINTGTVTINNIVVTDLNADSGSVTPSNIATLAPGGRITVTAAHSITQLDLDAGIVINRADVVGETPGGIPVTDMSDDPTTPDPNDATETETGLVTIGRLSVTKSANLRVFTAIGDVITYTIEIENTGTVTLSNVTVIDDNATIISGLPITTLVPGEVTTVIAEHVVTQADILVGQVVNIAEVTGVTPTSETITETSDDPNNSDNDDPDLDGDPDDPTISVIDSDGDGIPDPDDMDDDNDGITDIEEQNGDPNLDTDGDGVIDRLDLDADGDGVLDVYESGANLDGLSISDIGRIEGTVGTDGIPDGVQNVGEFDSGNVNYPIQDTDGDGRDDFQDIDDDNDDILTVDENPDPSGDGNPDDAFDTDGNGIPDYLEPNGPTGEGEDGITVFTGMSPNGDGVNDVFIISGIERLENTLEIYNRWGVKVYGTKNYGRDDQFFRGISKGRTTIEGTDQLPVGTYYYVLEYVLESGERKSRAGYLYINR; from the coding sequence ATATTACCAAAGACCAGTACGGGTGTTGTTGATACAAATGGTAATGGTATTATTGATGCCGGAGATACGATCAACTACACTTTTGTAGTAACTAATACTGGAAATATAGACTTAACGGGTATTAGTGTAACAGATGCTAATGCTACAGTTACTCCTGCTACGACTATAGATTTAGTAGTTGGTGCAGTAGATAACAGTACCTATACTGCAAGTTATATTATTACCGCTGGAGATATTACTGCTGGTAACTTTAGCAATACGGCAGTAGCAAGTGCACCGAACCCATTAGGAGGAGCAGCGGTTACCGATAACTCAGATGACCCAAATAATGCGACAAATGTAGATCCTAATAATGACGGCAGTCCAGATGATCCTACGGTTACCGATTTACGTCAGCCTTTATTAGATATTACTAAAACCAGTACGGGAGTAGTAGATACAAATGCTAATGGTATTATCGATGCCGGAGATACGATCAACTACACTTTTGTAGTGACTAATACTGGAAATATAGATTTAACAGGCATCAGTGTAACAGATGCTAATGCTACAGTTGTCCCAGCGACGACTATAGATTTAGTAGCTGGTGCAGTAGATAACAGTACCTATACGGCAAGTTATATTATTACCGCTGGAGATATTACTGCTGGTAACTTTAGCAATACAGCAGTTGCAAGTGCACCGAACCCATTAGGAGGAGCAGCGGTTACTGATAACTCAGATGATCCCAATGATGCTACTGATATAGATCCAAACAATGATGGTAGTCCAGATGATCCTACAGTTACCGATTTACGTCAACCGTTATTAGATATTACAAAAACCAGTACAGGCGTAGTAGATACGAATGGTAATGGTATTATTGATGCCGGAGATACGATCAACTACACTTTTGTAGTAACCAATACCGGAAATATAGATTTAACGGGTATCAGTGTAACAGATGCTAATGCTACAGTTGTCCCTGCTACGACTATAGATTTAGTAGTTGGTGCAGTAGATAACAGTACCTATACTGCGAGTTATATTATTACCGCTGGAGATATTACTGCTGGTAACTTTAGCAATACGGCAGTAGCAAGTGCACCGAACCCATTAGGAGGAGCAGCGGTTACCGATAACTCAGATGACCCTAATGATGCTACTGATATAGATCCTAATAATGACGGCAGTCCAGATGACCCTACGGTTACCGATTTACGTCAACCTTTATTAGATATTACCAAGACCAGTACGGGAGTAGTAGATACGAATGGTAATGGTATTATCGATGCAGGAGATACGATCAACTACACTTTTGTAGTGACCAATACCGGAAATATAGATTTAACAGGAATTGGTGTAACAGATGCTAATGCTACAGTTGTTCCTGCGACTACGATAGATTTAATAGTTGGTGCAGTAGATAATAGTACCTATACCGCTAGTTATATCATTACTGCCGGAGATATTACCGCTGGGACATTTAACAACCAGGCTGTTGCAAGTGCCTTAAACCCATTAAATCCATTAGGACCACCGGTTACTGATAATTCAGATGACCCTACTGATGCTACTAATGTAGATCCAAACAATGATGGTAGTCCAGATGATGTTACGACTACCGATTTACGTCAGCCTTTATTAGATATTACAAAAACCAGTACAGGCGTAGTAGATACAAATGCTAATGGTATTATCGATGCCGGAGATACGATCAACTACACTTTTGTAGTGACCAATACAGGAAATATAGATTTAACAGGCATCAGTGTAACAGATGCTAATGCTACAGTTGTCCCTGCTACGACAATAGATTTAGTAGTTGGTGCAGTAGATAACAGTACCTATACCGCTAGTTATATTATTACTGCGGGAGATATTACTGCAGGTAACTTTACCAATACAGCGGTAGCAAGTGCACCGAACCCATTAGGAGGAGCAGCGGTTACCGATAACTCAGATGACCCAAATGATGCTACGAATGTAGATCCCAATAATGATGGCAGTCCAGATGACCCTACGGTTACCGATTTACGTCAACCTTTATTAGATATTACTAAAACCAGTACAGGCGTTGTTGATACAAATGGTAATGGTATTATTGATGCAGGAGATACGATCAACTACACCTTTGTAGTGACCAATACCGGAAATATAGATTTAACAGGAATTGGTGTAACAGATGCTAATGCTACAGTTGTTCCTGCGACTACGATAGATTTAATAGTTGGTGCAGTAGATAACAGTACCTATACCGCTAGTTATATCATTACTGCCGGAGATATTACCGCTGGGACATTTAACAACCAGGCTGTTGCAAGTGCCTTAAACCCATTAAATCCATTAGGACCACCAGTAACAGATAACTCAGATGACCCTACTGATGCTACGAATGTAGATCCAAACAATGATGGTAGTCCAGATGATGTTACGACTACCGATTTACGTCAGCCTTTATTAGATATTACAAAAACCAGTACGGGTGTTGTTGATACAAATGGTAATGGTATTATTGATGCCGGAGATACGATCAACTACACTTTTGTAGTAACTAATACTGGAAATATAGACTTAACGGGTATTAGTGTAACAGATGCTAATGCTACAGTTACTCCTGCTACGACTATAGATTTAGTAGTTGGTGCAGTAGATAACAGTACCTATACTGCAAGTTATATTATTACTGCGGGAGATATTACTGCGGGTAACTTTAGCAATACGGCAGTAGCAAGTGCACCGAACCCATTAGGAGGAGCAGCGGTTACCGATAACTCAGATGATCCCAATAATGCGACGAATGTAGATCCTAATAATGATGGCAGTCCAGATGATCCTACGGTTACCGATTTACGTCAACCTTTATTAGATATTACTAAAACCAGTACAGGCGTTGTTGATACAAATGGTAATGGTATTATTGATGCCGGAGATACAATCAACTACACCTTTGTAGTGACCAATACCGGAAATATAGATTTAACAGGAATTGGTGTAACAGATGCTAATGCTACAGTTGTTCCTGCGACTACGATAGATTTAGTAGTTGGCGCAGTAGATAACAGTACCTATACGGCAAGTTATATTATTACCGCGGGAGATATTACCGCCGGAACATTCAATAACCAGGCTGTTGCAAGTGCCTTAAACCCATTAAATCCATTAGGACCACCAGTAACAGATAACTCAGATGACCCTACTGATGCTACGAATGTAGATCCAAACAATGATGGTAGTCCAGATGATGTTACGACTACCGATTTACGTCAGCCTTTATTAGATATTACAAAAACCAGTACAGGCGTAGTAGATACAAATGGTAACGGTATTATCGATGCCGGAGATACGATCAACTACACTTTTGTAGTGACCAATACAGGAAATATAGATTTAACAGGCATCAGTGTAACAGATGCTAATGCTACAGTTGTCCCTGCTACGACAATAGATTTAGTAGTTGGTGCAGTAGATAACAGTACCTATACCGCTAGTTATATTATTACTGCGGGAGATATTACTGCAGGTAACTTTACCAATACAGCAGTAGCAAGTGCACCGAACCCATTAGGAGGAGCAGCGGTTACCGATAACTCAGATGACCCTAATGATGCTACTGATATAGATCCTAATAATGACGGCAGTCCAGATGACCCTACGGTTACCGATTTACGTCAACCTTTATTAGATATTACCAAGACCAGTACGGGAGTAGTAGATACGAATGGTAATGGTATTATCGATGCAGGAGATACGATCAACTACACTTTTGTAGTGACCAATACCGGAAATATAGATTTAACAGGAATTGGTGTAACAGATGCTAATGCTACAGTTGTTCCTGCGACTACGATAGATTTAATAGTTGGTGCAGTAGATAATAGTACCTATACCGCTAGTTATATCATTACTGCCGGAGATATTACCGCTGGGACATTTAACAACCAGGCTGTTGCAAGTGCCTTAAACCCATTAAATCCATTAGGACCACCGGTTACTGATAATTCAGATGACCCTACTGATGCTACTAATGTAGATCCAAACAATGATGGTAGTCCAGATGATGTTACGACTACCGATTTACGTCAGCCTTTATTAGATATTACAAAAACCAGTACAGGCGTAGTAGATACAAATGCTAATGGTATTATCGATGCCGGAGATACGATCAACTACACTTTTGTAGTGACCAATACAGGAAATATAGATTTAACAGGCATCAGTGTAACAGATGCTAATGCTACAGTTGTCCCTGCTACGACAATAGATTTAGTAGTTGGTGCAGTAGATAACAGTACCTATACCGCTAGTTATATTATTACTGCGGGAGATATTACTGCAGGTAACTTTACCAATACAGCGGTAGCAAGTGCACCGAACCCATTAGGAGGAGCAGCGGTTACCGATAACTCAGATGACCCAAATGATGCTACGAATGTAGATCCCAATAATGATGGCAGTCCAGATGACCCTACGGTTACCGATTTACGTCAACCTTTATTAGATATTACTAAAACCAGTACAGGCGTTGTTGATACAAATGGTAATGGTATTATTGATGCAGGAGATACGATCAACTACACCTTTGTAGTGACCAATACCGGAAATATAGATTTAACAGGAATTGGTGTAACAGATGCTAATGCTACAGTTGTTCCTGCGACTACGATAGATTTAATAGTTGGTGCAGTAGATAACAGTACCTATACCGCTAGTTATATCATTACTGCCGGAGATATTACCGCTGGGACATTTAACAACCAGGCTGTTGCAAGTGCCTTAAACCCATTAAATCCATTAGGACCACCAGTAACAGATAACTCAGATGACCCTACTGATGCTACGAATGTAGATCCAAACAATGATGGTAGTCCAGATGATGTTACGACTACCGATTTACGTCAGCCTTTATTAGATATTACAAAAACCAGTACGGGTGTTGTTGATACAAATGGTAATGGTATTATTGATGCCGGAGATACGATCAACTACACTTTTGTAGTAACTAATACTGGAAATATAGACTTAACGGGTATTAGTGTAACAGATGCTAATGCTACAGTTACTCCTGCTACGACTATAGATTTAGTAGTTGGTGCAGTAGATAACAGTACCTATACTGCAAGTTATATTATTACTGCGGGAGATATTACTGCGGGTAACTTTAGCAATACGGCAGTAGCAAGTGCACCGAACCCATTAGGAGGAGCAGCGGTTACCGATAACTCAGATGATCCCAATAATGCGACGAATGTAGATCCTAATAATGATGGCAGTCCAGATGATCCTACGGTTACCGATTTACGTCAACCTTTATTAGATATTACTAAAACCAGTACAGGCGTTGTTGATACAAATGGTAATGGTATTATTGATGCCGGAGATACAATCAACTACACCTTTGTAGTGACCAATACCGGAAATATAGATTTAACAGGAATTGGTGTAACAGATGCTAATGCTACAGTTGTTCCTGCGACTACGATAGATTTAGTAGTTGGCGCAGTAGATAACAGTACCTATACGGCAAGTTATATTATTACCGCGGGAGATATTACCGCCGGAACATTCAATAACCAGGCTGTTGCAAGTGCCTTAAACCCATTAAATCCATTAGGACCACCAGTAACAGATAACTCAGATGACCCTACTGATGCTACGAATGTAGATCCAAACAATGATGGTAGTCCAGATGATGTTACGACTACCGATTTACGTCAGCCTTTATTAGATATTACAAAAACCAGTACAGGCGTAGTAGATACAAATGGTAACGGTATTATCGATGCCGGAGATACGATCAACTACACTTTTGTAGTGACCAATACAGGAAATATAGATTTAACAGGCATCAGTGTAACAGATGCTAATGCTACAGTTGTCCCTGCTACGACAATAGATTTAGTAGTTGGTGCAGTAGATAACAGTACCTATACTGCGAGTTATATTATTACCGCGGGAGATATTACTGCAGGTAACTTTACCAATACAGCGGTAGCAAGTGCACCGAACCCATTAGGAGGAGCAGCGGTTACCGATAACTCAGATGACCCAAATAATCCAACAAATGTAGATCCTAATAATGACGGCAGTCCAGATGATCCTACGGTTACCGATTTACGTCAACCTTTATTAGATATTACTAAAACCAGTACAGGCGTTGTTGATACAAATGGTAATGGTATTATTGATGCCGGAGATACAATCAACTACACTTTTGTAGTGACTAATACTGGAAATATAGATTTAACGGGAATTGGTGTAACAGATGCTAATGCTACAGTTGTTCCTGCGACTACAATAGATTTAGTAGTTGGCGCAGTAGATAACAGTACCTATACGGCAAGTTATATTATTACCGCGGGAGATATTACCGCCGGTACCTTTAATAACCAGGCTGTTGCAAGTGCCTTAAACCCACTAAATCCATTAGGACCACCGGTTACTGATAATTCAGATGACCCTACTGATGCTACTAATGTAGATCCAAACAATGACGGCAGTCCAGATGATCCTACGGTTACCGATTTACGTCAACCTTTATTAGATATTACCAAGACCAGTACGGGTGTTGTTGATACAAATGGTAATGGTATTATTGATGCTGGAGATACGATCAACTACACTTTTGTAGTGACCAATACCGGAAATATAGATTTAACAGGCATCAGTGTAACGGATGCTAATGCTACGGTTGTTCCTGCGACTACGATAGATTTAGTAGTTGGTGCAGTAGATAACAGTACCTATACGGCAAGTTATATCATTACCGCGGGAGATATTACTGCAGGTAACTTTAGCAATACGGCAGTAGCAAGTGCACCGAACCCATTAGGAGGAGCAGCGGTTACCGATAACTCAGATGATCCAAATAATGCCACAAATGTAGATCCCAATAATGACGGTAGTCCAGATGACCCTACGGTTACCGATTTACGTCAGCCTTTATTAGATATTACCAAGACCAGTACGGGAGTAGTAGATACGAACGGTAATGGTATTATCGATGCCGGAGATACGATCAACTACACTTTTGTAGTGACTAATACTGGAAATATAGATTTAACAGGCATCAGTGTAACAGATGCTAATGCTACAGTTGTCCCAGCGACGACTATAGATTTAGTAGTTGGTGCAGTAGATAACAGTACCTATACGGCAAGTTATATTATTACCGCTGGAGATATTACTGCTGGTAACTTTAGCAATACAGCAGTTGCAAGTGCACCGAACCCATTAGGAGGAGCAGCGGTTACTGATAACTCAGATGATCCCAATGATGCTACTGATATAGATCCAAACAATGATGGTAGTCCAGATGATCCTACAGTTACCGATTTACGTCAACCGTTATTAGATATTACAAAAACCAGTACAGGCGTAGTAGATACGAATGGTAATGGTATTATTGATGCCGGAGATACGATCAACTACACTTTTGTAGTAACCAATACCGGAAATATAGATTTAACGGGTATCAGTGTAACAGATGCTAATGCTACAGTTGTCCCTGCTACGACTATAGATTTAGTAGTTGGTGCAGTAGATAACAGTACCTATACTGCGAGTTATATTATTACCGCTGGAGATATTACTGCTGGTAACTTTAGCAATACGGCAGTAGCAAGTGCACCGAACCCATTAGGAGGAGCAGCGGTTACCGATAACTCAGATGACCCTAATGATGCTACTGATATAGATCCTAATAATGACGGCAGTCCAGATGACCCTACGGTTACCGATTTACGTCAACCTTTATTAGATATTACCAAGACCAGTACGGGAGTAGTAGATACGAATGGTAATGGTATTATCGATGCAGGAGATACGATCAACTACACTTTTGTAGTGACCAATACCGGAAATATAGATTTAACAGGAATTGGTGTAACAGATGCTAATGCTACAGTTGTTCCTGCGACTACGATAGATTTAATAGTTGGTGCAGTAGATAATAGTACCTATACCGCTAGTTATATCATTACTGCCGGAGATATTACCGCTGGGACATTTAACAACCAGGCTGTTGCAAGTGCCTTAAACCCATTAAATCCATTAGGACCACCAGTAACAGATAACTCAGATGACCCTACTGATGCTACGAATGTAGATCCAAACAATGATGGTAGTCCAGATGATGTTACGACTACCGATTTACGTCAGCCTTTATTAGATATTACAAAAACCAGTACAGGCGTAGTAGATACAAATGGTAACGGTATTATCGATGCCGGAGATACGATCAACTACACTTTTGTAGTGACCAATACAGGAAATATAGATTTAACAGGCATCAGTGTAACAGATGCTAATGCTACAGTTGTCCCTGCTACGACAATAGATTTAGTAGTTGGTGCAGTAGATAACAGTACCTATACCGCTAGTTATATTATTACTGCGGGAGATATTACTGCAGGTAACTTTACCAATACAGCAGTAGCAAGTGCACCGAACCCATTAGGAGGAGCAGCGGTTACCGATAACTCAGATGACCCAAATAATCCAACAAATGTAGATCCCAACAATGACGGCAGTCCAGATGATCCTACGGTTACCGATTTACGTCAGCCTTTATTAGATATTACAAAAACCAGTACAGGGGTTGTTGATACAAATGGTAATGGTATTATTGATGCCGGAGATACGATCAACTACACTTTTGTAGTGACCAATACCGGAAATATAGATTTAACAGGAATCAGTGTAACAGATGCTAATGCTACGGTTGTTCCTGCGACTACGATAGATTTAATAGTTGGTGCAGTAGATAACAGTACCTATACCGCTAGTTATATCATTACTGCCGGAGATATTACTGCCGGTACCTTTAACAACCAGGCCGTTGTAAGTGCCTTGAACCCATTAAATCCATTAGGTCCACCGGTTACTGATAATTCAGATGACCCTACTGATGCTACGAATGTAGATCCAAACAATGATGGTAGTCCAGATGATGTTACGACTACCGATTTACGTCAACCGTTATTAGATATTACAAAAACCAGTACGGGCGTTGTTGATACAAATGGTAATGGTATTATCGATGCCGGAGATACAATCAACTACACTTTTGTAGTGACCAATACCGGAAATATAGACTTAACAGGTATTAGTGTAACAGATGCTAATGCTACAGTTACTCCTGCTACGACTATAGATTTAGTAGTTGGTGCAGTGGATAACAGTACGTATACCGCTAGTTATATTATTACTGCGGGAGATATTACTGCGGGTAACTTTACCAATACAGCGGTAGCAAGTGCACCGAACCCATTAGGAGGAGCAGCGGTTACCGATAACTCAGATGACCCAAATAATCCAACAAATGTAGATCCTAATAATGACGGCAGTCCAGATGATCCTACGGTTACCGATTTACGTCAGCCTTTATTAGATATTACTAAAACAGGAACTTTGGATGATGCTAATTTTAATGGTTTTGCTGATGTAGGAGAAAATATCAACTACACTTTTGTAGTGACCAATACGGGAAATATAGATTTAACAGGCATCAGTATAACGGATGCTAATGCTACAGTTACTCCCGCTACAACAATAGATTTAGTAGCTGGTGCAGTGGATAATAGCACATATACAGCAATACATACATTAACTCAAGCAGAAATAAATTCTGGAAGTTATATTAATCAGGCCGTTGCAAGTGCACCAAATCCATTAGGAGGAGCAGCAGTTACCGATAATTCAGATGATCCTAATGATGCTACTGATGTAGATCCAAATAATGATGGTAGCCCTGATGACCTTACAGTAATTACATTAACTCCTAATCCTATGATTAGTATAACTAAGGCAGACAATCTACCAGCAGATGGATCTTATGACACTGTTGGTGAGGCAATACTATATACTATAGAAGTAACAAATAATGGTAATGTAACGTTAACCAATATTGTCCTTACAGACCCTAATGCCGATACTATAGTTCCTAGTGTAATTGCTAGTATTGATCCAGGTCAAACAGTTATAGCTACTGCTACACATGTAATCACTCAGGCAGATATAGATCTTGGAACTGTTACGAACATAGCTAGTGTATCAGCGGAGGATCCTAATACGACTCCAGTAAATGATGATTCTGATGATCCAGATACACCAGCTCCGGATGATGCGACGATAACTATTATTGACCAAAATCCAGAACTTACATTAACTAAAATGTCTGATACCCCTACAGATGGAGCATATGATACTGTTGGTGAAGTAATAACATATACTTTAGAAGTAATAAATACCGGAACAGTAACTATAAATAACATAGTAGTCACAGATTTAAATGCTGATTCTGGTAGTGTAACACCTTCTAATATTGCAACATTAGCACCAGGTGGTAGAATAACTGTAACTGCTGCACATTCAATTACTCAATTAGATCTTGATGCAGGAATTGTGATAAATAGAGCAGATGTTGTGGGAGAGACTCCAGGAGGAATTCCTGTTACAGATATGTCTGATGATCCTACGACCCCAGATCCAAATGATGCTACCGAAACAGAGACTGGATTAGTAACAATAGGAAGATTATCGGTAACAAAATCGGCAAACCTTAGAGTTTTTACAGCCATAGGAGATGTAATTACGTATACGATAGAAATAGAAAATACAGGTACGGTTACATTAAGTAATGTTACTGTAATTGATGATAATGCAACGATTATATCTGGATTGCCAATAACAACCTTAGTACCAGGAGAGGTAACAACAGTTATCGCAGAACATGTAGTGACTCAGGCTGATATATTGGTTGGGCAGGTCGTTAATATTGCAGAAGTAACAGGGGTTACCCCAACATCAGAAACAATAACAGAAACCTCTGATGATCCTAATAATTCTGATAATGATGATCCTGATCTTGATGGTGATCCAGATGATCCAACGATTAGTGTTATTGATAGTGATGGGGATGGTATTCCTGATCCAGATGATATGGATGATGATAACGATGGTATTACTGATATTGAAGAACAAAATGGAGATCCTAATCTGGATACTGATGGCGATGGTGTTATCGATCGTTTAGATCTTGATGCCGATGGAGATGGAGTATTAGATGTATATGAATCCGGAGCCAATCTTGATGGACTTTCGATTTCTGATATAGGAAGAATAGAAGGTACCGTAGGAACTGATGGTATTCCTGACGGAGTACAGAATGTTGGAGA